One window of Phoenix dactylifera cultivar Barhee BC4 chromosome 5, palm_55x_up_171113_PBpolish2nd_filt_p, whole genome shotgun sequence genomic DNA carries:
- the LOC103711690 gene encoding uncharacterized protein LOC103711690, whose translation MASVRDVLVFHKQERRLFDMLATRAPAFAQKILALWLWLELLGINVVAFVCGCRNRDVVGRLIDEALQILGQLRQNAPLLTDDGVKIPLTAALAVEPFNLRFFHYHRDRAVRGIAHVLDGVGKLIFDDNLHALLGAYETGALPELPEELARPYDHLPAVPAPADARSLFVTFSPAFPLSLEDIVAYFTG comes from the coding sequence ATGGCATCCGTCAGAGACGTTCTCGTGTTCCACAAACAAGAGCGCCGTCTGTTCGACATGCTCGCAACCCGAGCACCGGCGTTCGCACAGAAGATCCTAGCTTTGTGGTTATGGCTTGAGCTACTTGGTATCAACGTCGTGGCGTTTGTCTGCGGCTGCAGAAATCGCGACGTCGTAGGTCGCTTGATCGATGAAGCGCTGCAAATTCTTGGCCAACTCCGCCAGAATGCTCCTCTGCTGACTGACGACGGTGTCAAAATTCCTCTTACCGCTGCACTCGCCGTCGAGCCATTTAATCTTCGCTTCTTCCACTACCACAGAGACCGCGCGGTCAGGGGCATCGCCCACGTCCTGGACGGAGTTGGCAAACTGATATTCGACGACAACTTGCATGCATTGCTTGGTGCATACGAGACGGGCGCCCTTCCCGAGTTGCCGGAAGAGTTGGCCAGGCCATATGATCACCTCCCGGCCGTGCCCGCTCCTGCCGATGCCCGGTCTTTGTTCGTCACCTTTTCCCCAGCGTTTCCTCTAAGCCTTGAAGATATCGTCGCCTACTTCACTGGGTAG